The DNA window GGCCGCCGCGGCCGTTGGATGTGCACTATTATTCTAATTCATATGAATATTGGTCATGAATTCAGTTCGCCAACAGGATAATAAACCAATTAAGATTCTACTTTCTAATTCATCGTGTGCAACTGCTATTAGTAAAAAACCATCCATGACTCTTATGCTCTAGACATTGGGGgcacatagagagagagagagagagagaccaaaGTTTGGAGGAATAATTTTtttctctttaatattaggtatagatatagatagacaGGTCAGAGGTCTATCCCTAGGATAGAGTCCAAATACATCATGAAAACTAACCCGAATCAAACATGAAAATTGAGTCCTTCTCAGACTCACTTTAGATAGCTGTGCGGGACATGTCCAACATCATGCCTCTGGTTTTGCAGTTTACAGCCTACTGTCCAATTGATTGTTCACTGGATTTAAAACAAAGGTATGTCGCATTAGTTTACCCTAAATCAAACATTTCTatctttgaccatcaatttttgaagaaaaaatgcaTATAGTTTCAAAAGTATTAATATGTTGTTAATATATACAATATTTTAAATTGATGATCAAATATAAAAATGTTTGTCTTACGATATATCTAATATGACATGTAATTCAATAGGGGCCGGGGGAGAAGTCTAAAATATGCCGCACTGCACATTACAGGGCGTAGTCACAGAAGCCGTTGCTGCACTTCTTGTTGCAGCGGTTCCCGCATGTGCCACAGTTGTCCTCGTCCGAGAGCAGATCGACGCAGCGGCCGCCGCAGCACGTGCTACGATCGTGCTTGCAGAGCTTGTTGCAGCGGCCGCAGTGGTCGGCGCTGGCTGCCGTGTCCACGCACTGCCCGCCGCAGCACGTCGGACCCGGGCTTCCCGGAGCGAAGCACACGGCGGCCGACTTTTTGGAGCAAGCGCCGTACGATGGTGTCAGCGGCGGCGAGTTGTAGACCGCGCTATTGGCAAGCAGGAACCGGGTCCTCCTGGCAGCTTGTTGGCGACCTGCCGGGATGGTCGTGGTTGCGCCGGCATCTGAGACCGTGCCAGCTGCTGCGGCGGCGAGGAATGTGAGCAGGACGATGACCGTGACGGTGAGTTTCGCCATGGAAGAGACGACGACTTCTATACTTTGCTTGTCGCCGGTGAGTGACGACGGTGAGTTGTGTGTTGGGAATGTCTTAGAAAGAGGCGCATATATAGAAGTGAAAGTGATTGTTGACTTTTGATGAGATTTGGAGTTCACTTCACAGCAAGAGttgacttgtgatgatgaaatctggGGTTGACTTCTCATGAGATTTGCTGCGGTTGGGTGCAATTATATTCTCATGATGAATTTACGGCCGccctcacatgcatgcatgccataTGCTTCAAATCACGGGGATGCATGCATGTATCGAGAGAAAACAGAACAAAATATGAAGCTCCAGCGTACGTGGAATGCATCGAGTGATGCCTTCCATTTGACACCCACAAATCACGACAGGAGATAGCTTAGTTACCTGCTGCAAAGTGCATGCATGTGCATACCATATTGTACATGATTCATCGTACAAATAGTGAGGATATTCCCCCAGATTCGTGGGGTCGACAACGGCGTGGAAATTAAGCAAACATATATTACGTTAATGCTTGGAAGCCGGCGTCTGTCAACCTGGAGGCTCCATTGGTGAGCCGCGATGCCAGCCCAACGACCTCCTCCTATCCTCGTCGGTTTCTCCAAAAAAAATCCGCTCGTCCACTCGCTCCTATCCGCTCGACTGTCGCCTCTGAGGCGTAGGGCTCAGCCGCTAGCCCTGCCAGGCGCGGTGCGCGGCCACCTCCAAGTCGTGGAGCTCGGCCTGCCAGGCACGGCGCGCAGCTGCCATCTCACAGTCATGTAGTCGCTGCCTCCTCGTCGCGCCACGCAGCCGCCTCGGGCTACTGCTTCCGATGAACTCCACACGCCGACGAACCTCTATTCTCCCAAGCAGTAAGAAGATGTTACACTGAAAGCGTATGTTTCAGTTATTTTAGGTGTTTCAAAggaatgttacaagtgtttcatatggatgttataAAATTAGATCCGGacgatattgcatatgttgcagtggctatacacgtatgttgcaagcgtctgttccaaatgtttcatctgtttttcaggcgtatgttgcatgtgttttatctggatgttgcatatgtctcacacgtatgttgcaagtcttttatctagatgttgcatatatttgtaATGGCTTTCAAaagttttcaggtgtttttgcaagtgtttcagacatatgttgtaagtgtttcagctATTTTGGTCATATGTTATAAGTGTTCCATGTGGATATTACAAAAGTAGatatggtgttgcacatgttgcaatgtgacCCACCTACCACACCCGCCTGTAGCAGCTGCTAGGGCACCATGCATGCGTGTGGGAAGCGATGGGATGGAATACTGCACGGCGGCGTATGCGGGAAGCATAGGGGAATGGTGACAGGGGTGTAGGCATTCCCAACTTGCGTGCGGGAAGCAGGGGGGCGGGGCAGCAGGCATGGAGGGGTTCAATTCGGGAAGCAGCAGGGAAGCGTGGGGAGTGGCGGGGAGGGGAGTGGCACGAGAAGCATGGAAGTACGGGTAGCGGCTCAAGCGGTCCCCTCCTGTGCCGGTAGCAGGCGCTGGCGCGGGCGTTCGTCTGGATGTCCAGACGCTAATACTTTTTTATGTATTATATGTATAAACACGCTAGCAGTGAACCATAATTTTAGTATCCCAAGAGTCATCTTGTAACATTCTCACCAGAGTATCTTCAAGAGTTCCCAAAACAATATCCCAATCCATGACTTTTGGCAAGACTGAAAAATgcatctccaacaactcccaaTCCCACCTTTCAATCTTTTAGCACTTGAAAAAATCAACCTCGTCGTGAAAATAAATATGCACGCGTATCCATCACGCCAATCTAAGGTGGAAGGATGTGGAAAAGACTAAGAAGTAGGACATGGGCTCCTAatacaaatgtacaagagagaaaggaAGTATAAAACCGGTTGGGGTGATTTAGAAACAGTTcgggattcctgatgtaaaattccCTTCTATCTTTTAAGGAGTGATTTTTTGGAAATTGTCGGTGAAATCTTTCTTTGGTGCTCCCAATACTTTTTGACCACTTAGAAAACTCAATGGTTTTGGGAAGAATATTTTtagtactcttggagatgctcttacataTACGAAAATGTGCTCATGTAGTTGATATTATAGTCCCTTTATTCCAAGTgataagttgctttgactttttttatgaattgaatttgctatgtatctagacataacgtCATACGTACCAAAAAagatcaaaacgacttataatttaaaacggaagGAGAACAAAGTAAATGCCTAATGCCCTTATCATTTGAGACTAACGTATCCATTAATTACGTACTTAGAAGTATCTAAGTTGCATGCTTGACTTGCTTCTTGAAGTTTTGGATTGGTTGCTTTAACCTTTCTAAGTATAAAATGTATTTTCTCTACCATTTATATGATTTCGATTCTCTAATAAGTGGTGGTTTAATTAGAGTCCGCCTTTTATAAAAACACTAGAAGAAGAAAAAATTAGAGTGGGCCAGATGAGATTTCAAGTGGCGGGCGACGCCCCTGCCTCTGGTTAAATGTCGTTGTCAATCTAGATTTCCAAAGGTGGTTATAATAATCGTCTCTAAAATAGATTCAATAAATGAACAAAAGAACACAAACCCGTCGGTGATCCCATTGCTAAGCCGGCTCCAAATTTTTTAGATCGATGAGGGGCTTACCTCGGTGGTGTGGACGTCTTCAGCCCACTGCCGTGTCCAGCAAGATCTGCGAGAGAGACTACTCCGGTTGACCGCACCGAGAAGGTTAATTTGTACCAGCAAATtgaagaatacaagcaagaactCTTAATAACACAATCTGAAGAAAGAATAGCTAATGTGTGATTAAGTACTCGAAGTTGGGTCTCACAAACCAGGATGAGCTACCACCTTTTAATGACATATTAATCTAAAGCAAAACATAAACACTAACATCGACGACGGTCAGTGAATATAAGGTCTTTGGGGCGTGCATACCCCATAGACACACCCCCTAGGGGGCTCAAAGACAATACACGACCCGCTACACCAAAGATGATGAATATGACGATGCGTGTGGTTGCCTCATCCAACCATGCATCGCATGGTGTCCGTTTGTTGGAACTTGGAACTCAACAGCAGTCGTAGGCACGCCGAATAAAAGATTTTGATGTCCTTATCATCAAAGGCTTAATCAGTGTGAACTGTGAACCAAGCAAAGCCTTACATTAACCTTAGAGAATGGTAAGTCAATAAAATATAAATTATCTCATCGTATGAATCGATCATAGGCATGGTAACCATCGCTACGCCTCCCCTTAAGTATCAGTAGGAGTGAACAATTGCTGTGACACAATTATAGCACCATAACACTAGCATTAGTCATACCAATAAATCCATCTCCATGTCGTACGTGGCCATGTTGACGCCTTGACGGTCGACGACAGGGAGATCCTGGCCGTCGTTGCCGTCGGCTACAGCATCACTGTAATCGTCGGCTTCCCGGCCATGGTTACAGCATCACCGTCGGCTACAGCATCACTGTCATCGTCGGCAGGAGGCCGCCAGCGGTTGCCGTGCACCGCCAAGGAGCAACGGCGTCGGCGAGGATAGGCCGCCGCCGACGGCAACAGAGGCAGCGGCAGTGGGCATGGAGGAGGTGGAGATGGGCCGGGCAGCTGTGCAGGCGAGGCCGCTGCTCTGCAGGTATCTGAAGGCCGACGAGTGGCAGGACGCCACGTGCGCGGTGTGCCTGGCAGAGCTTGCCGACGGTGACGACCTCAGGGTGCTGCCGTCATGCATGCACTACTTTCACGCCGCGTGCGTAGGCGACTGGATCCGCGTCCACGCCACCTGCCCCTTCTGCCGTGGTCCTGTCGCCGCCGCGCCCCTGGCGTGATGGACACGTACAGCTTACTGGTAACAACTAGCTTAAAGTAACTCCAAGAGGAGACCGAAATAATTTTGTACAGATAAATGGCTATTATTTGACAAAAAGATGTCTCCAACATGCTCTCCGAATGCatttccatttttctttttctttttattgagAAAGTGCTTAATtagcacgtgtttcattaagaagaaatTAAGGAGTTTACAAAGCGACTAACgcaatggccctgttcggcttactccatattcggcttgttcgacttcttttttcagccgaaatagtgtttttctctcacaataattcagccagaacagtgttttcagtcaatttcagccaagttttagaccagcgaacggggcc is part of the Miscanthus floridulus cultivar M001 chromosome 9, ASM1932011v1, whole genome shotgun sequence genome and encodes:
- the LOC136483170 gene encoding protein STIG1-like; translation: MAKLTVTVIVLLTFLAAAAAGTVSDAGATTTIPAGRQQAARRTRFLLANSAVYNSPPLTPSYGACSKKSAAVCFAPGSPGPTCCGGQCVDTAASADHCGRCNKLCKHDRSTCCGGRCVDLLSDEDNCGTCGNRCNKKCSNGFCDYAL